In a genomic window of Actinomycetota bacterium:
- a CDS encoding FKBP-type peptidyl-prolyl cis-trans isomerase, translated as MILAIVLLATLHSVGCGDTATTSSQKTDASGTQGTTKEAAQLKIEDIAAGTGPAAKNGDLVTVDYTGWLTDGTQFDSSKGRKPFEFTLGAGEVIPGWDQGVAGMMVGGTRRLTIPPELGYGSRGAGGVIPPNATLVFEVELKKIS; from the coding sequence ATGATATTGGCGATAGTGCTCCTGGCCACGCTTCATTCAGTCGGTTGCGGTGACACCGCGACGACTTCATCCCAGAAAACCGATGCGTCCGGTACGCAAGGCACCACGAAGGAGGCTGCACAATTGAAGATCGAGGACATCGCCGCGGGCACTGGCCCGGCAGCCAAGAACGGTGATCTCGTCACCGTGGATTACACGGGCTGGCTGACAGACGGGACGCAATTCGACTCGTCCAAGGGCAGGAAGCCGTTCGAGTTCACCCTCGGCGCGGGCGAGGTCATCCCCGGCTGGGACCAGGGGGTCGCCGGGATGATGGTCGGCGGCACCCGCAGGCTGACGATCCCGCCCGAGCTGGGTTACGGCTCGCGGGGAGCCGGCGGGGTCATCCCGCCAAATGCCACGCTCGTGTTTGAGGTTGAGCTGAAGAAGATCAGCTAG
- a CDS encoding ABC-2 transporter permease, whose amino-acid sequence MWQITCKDLLVMGKDRGSWIVLLLTPLLIIMVASFALGPAFSGELKSKLLYANLDSGAIGAQLVDGLGEVEGLELVEGTEAECAALAVGEEKYKTCMLIPAGFSAKILTGSNTGLQVYVDPSDNSSRPFMVGMIDGAASRLSGMVNSVKVSIVEVMKFAPEAEMPVVASDAAQTAVEQMNQDPPVAVEITNAGAAADVNMFDTQAPGYSVMFLLFGVMLGAEGLLEERDKGTLGRLLVAPVAKTSILGGKLAAQFMIAMVQMTILFGVGHFVFGMHLGDSIPGLVLMIVMTAFAATAFGLMLASLVKTRRQATSVGTLVIILMSALGGSWWPLSIEPEFMQKIGHLTINAWALDGMNALILEGANMQEILVDAFALFVIGCACFLVGIRMFRFRNA is encoded by the coding sequence ATGTGGCAGATAACGTGCAAGGACCTGCTGGTTATGGGCAAGGACCGGGGTTCGTGGATCGTGCTGCTGCTGACACCCCTGCTGATAATCATGGTGGCGTCCTTCGCCCTCGGCCCGGCGTTCAGCGGCGAACTCAAGTCGAAGCTGCTCTACGCCAATCTCGATTCGGGAGCCATCGGCGCCCAGCTCGTCGACGGCCTCGGTGAGGTCGAAGGCCTCGAGCTGGTGGAAGGGACCGAGGCTGAATGCGCGGCCCTGGCCGTGGGTGAGGAAAAGTACAAGACCTGCATGCTGATACCCGCGGGCTTCTCCGCGAAGATCCTCACCGGTTCGAATACAGGATTGCAGGTCTATGTGGACCCCAGCGATAACTCCAGCCGCCCGTTCATGGTCGGCATGATCGACGGCGCCGCCAGCCGGCTGTCCGGCATGGTCAATTCGGTCAAAGTCTCGATCGTGGAGGTCATGAAGTTCGCACCCGAGGCCGAGATGCCGGTGGTCGCCAGCGACGCCGCCCAGACGGCCGTCGAACAGATGAACCAGGACCCGCCGGTGGCTGTGGAGATAACCAACGCCGGCGCCGCGGCCGACGTCAACATGTTCGATACCCAGGCTCCGGGCTACTCGGTGATGTTCCTGCTCTTCGGCGTGATGCTGGGAGCTGAAGGGCTGCTTGAGGAACGGGACAAGGGTACCCTGGGGCGGCTGCTGGTGGCGCCGGTCGCCAAGACTTCGATCCTGGGTGGCAAGCTGGCGGCGCAGTTCATGATCGCGATGGTTCAGATGACCATCCTTTTCGGCGTCGGCCATTTCGTCTTCGGCATGCATCTCGGCGATTCTATCCCCGGCCTGGTCCTGATGATCGTCATGACTGCTTTCGCGGCCACGGCTTTCGGACTCATGCTGGCAAGCCTGGTCAAGACCCGCAGGCAGGCCACTTCGGTGGGCACGCTGGTCATCATCCTGATGTCGGCGCTCGGCGGCAGCTGGTGGCCGCTTTCGATCGAACCTGAGTTCATGCAGAAGATCGGCCACCTGACCATAAACGCCTGGGCGCTCGACGGCATGAACGCCCTTATTCTGGAGGGCGCGAATATGCAGGAGATCCTTGTGGACGCCTTCGCCCTTTTCGTCATCGGCTGTGCCTGCTTCCTCGTCGGAATCAGGATGTTCAGGTTCAGGAACGCCTGA
- a CDS encoding CPBP family intramembrane metalloprotease yields the protein MGKTGGQENNEWLNGIQGPGVPQPGDQTAQSSDRVPWSGRDVFIVVGLVILSFFFALFVIEAILLAAFATDPEFDPGSITESGLAVTLLMIMQWVVTLAVPVTYLKIRGYGLSAAILGFRRTRFWPAAGWLFVVLFATSFLQVGYGWLIETLAGESQLPSEVPSQDVTTLYGSSVGAFILTFAAVALITPVVEELFFRGIIHRGLEQQFGLLSGGALSAFIFALAHIDYRLFVPIFGLGFGLAFLVHKTGSIWPSIGGHFIINSLGVIAQFAGLANGDQ from the coding sequence TTGGGAAAAACCGGAGGGCAGGAAAACAATGAGTGGCTGAACGGCATCCAGGGTCCCGGTGTGCCGCAGCCGGGCGACCAGACAGCGCAATCGTCCGACCGGGTCCCCTGGTCTGGCCGCGACGTCTTCATCGTCGTCGGCCTGGTGATCCTGAGCTTCTTCTTCGCTTTATTCGTGATTGAGGCCATCCTGCTGGCCGCCTTTGCCACTGATCCTGAATTCGATCCTGGCTCGATCACCGAATCCGGGCTGGCTGTCACACTGCTGATGATCATGCAGTGGGTGGTGACCCTGGCTGTGCCGGTCACTTATCTCAAGATCCGTGGCTACGGATTGAGTGCAGCCATCCTGGGATTCCGGCGGACCCGCTTCTGGCCAGCCGCGGGCTGGCTTTTCGTGGTGCTCTTCGCCACCAGTTTTCTGCAGGTGGGATATGGCTGGCTGATCGAGACCCTTGCCGGCGAGAGTCAGCTGCCCTCGGAAGTGCCGTCCCAGGATGTGACGACCCTGTATGGATCTTCGGTGGGCGCGTTCATCCTCACCTTCGCCGCCGTCGCCCTGATCACGCCGGTCGTTGAGGAACTGTTCTTCCGTGGAATAATCCACCGGGGCCTTGAGCAGCAGTTCGGATTGCTTTCCGGTGGCGCCCTCTCAGCTTTTATCTTCGCGCTTGCTCACATCGACTACCGGCTCTTCGTACCGATCTTCGGCCTGGGCTTCGGTCTGGCGTTCCTGGTTCACAAAACCGGTTCCATCTGGCCGTCGATCGGGGGCCATTTCATCATCAACTCGCTGGGAGTGATCGCCCAGTTCGCGGGGCTGGCTAACGGGGATCAGTAG
- a CDS encoding nitroreductase: MELPVERWYEALHQRHAWRSYQEIPVEPEKLYRLKEVCAGLSRPGARANIAHENIEGVFHGFIASYGQVTGATAYVAFIGEMNDPNVYEKVGYVGEGVILEAVALGLSTCWVGMTFHAGGVAENMKIADHERVLAISPLGYRTDTPTLDDKIMRSLVRRHKREPLEKLCSDLKEKACPLWAKDALEAAQLAPSAANRQPWRFQLTDDSITISVDRYRDTHGISKRLDCGVAMMHVELGARHAGVKGSWEYLKAPDVARFTLA; the protein is encoded by the coding sequence ATGGAACTGCCGGTTGAAAGATGGTACGAGGCCCTGCATCAACGCCATGCCTGGAGAAGTTACCAGGAGATACCGGTCGAGCCGGAAAAGCTATACCGCCTCAAGGAAGTCTGCGCCGGACTTTCGAGGCCGGGCGCACGGGCTAATATAGCCCATGAGAACATCGAGGGAGTCTTCCACGGCTTCATCGCCTCGTATGGCCAGGTCACCGGCGCAACCGCCTATGTCGCCTTCATCGGTGAAATGAACGATCCGAACGTCTATGAGAAGGTCGGCTATGTCGGCGAGGGCGTCATCCTCGAAGCGGTTGCCCTGGGCCTGTCGACCTGCTGGGTCGGCATGACCTTCCATGCGGGCGGCGTCGCCGAGAATATGAAGATCGCCGACCATGAGAGAGTCCTCGCGATAAGCCCTCTCGGCTACCGTACCGACACACCAACGCTCGACGACAAGATTATGCGATCTCTCGTCAGACGTCACAAACGCGAGCCTCTTGAAAAGCTGTGCAGCGACCTGAAAGAGAAGGCATGCCCCCTCTGGGCAAAGGACGCCCTGGAGGCCGCCCAGCTCGCTCCGTCAGCAGCAAACCGCCAGCCCTGGCGCTTTCAGCTGACGGACGACAGCATCACCATCTCGGTCGACCGCTACCGGGACACCCATGGCATCTCCAAACGGCTCGATTGCGGCGTGGCGATGATGCACGTCGAACTGGGCGCCAGGCACGCGGGAGTGAAGGGCAGCTGGGAGTATCTGAAGGCGCCGGACGTGGCGCGATTCACCCTCGCCTGA
- a CDS encoding sugar kinase: MSILVVGSIALDSVETPFGVAEEALGGAAVYFSYAASFFNRVRLVGVIGEDFPEEHLELLAGRNIDLAGLERAEGSTFRWKGRYDYDLNEAHTLDTQLNVFETFAPKIPDSFKDSDFVFLANIQPGLQLQVAEQATSPRIVACDTMNFWIEGAYDQLRETLKSVDILIINDAETRELAREPSLVKAARQILEWGPSTLVVKRGEYGVLMFHGHSVFSAPAYPLEEVFDPTGAGDTFAGGFMGYLSTQEDISEAAIRQAIIFGSTLASFNVEDFSLNRMKTLDMQEILDRFAEFRLLSHVEEIEA; the protein is encoded by the coding sequence GTGTCGATTCTTGTAGTCGGTTCCATCGCCCTCGACTCCGTCGAGACCCCGTTCGGCGTGGCCGAAGAGGCCCTCGGCGGCGCGGCGGTATATTTTTCCTATGCAGCAAGTTTTTTCAACCGGGTAAGGCTGGTCGGCGTCATCGGCGAGGATTTCCCCGAAGAGCACCTTGAGCTGCTCGCCGGACGCAACATCGACCTGGCGGGTCTGGAGCGAGCCGAGGGCTCGACCTTCCGCTGGAAGGGCCGTTACGATTACGACCTCAACGAGGCGCACACGCTCGATACGCAGCTGAATGTCTTCGAGACTTTCGCCCCCAAGATACCTGACTCGTTCAAAGACAGCGACTTCGTCTTCCTGGCCAACATCCAGCCAGGCCTGCAGCTGCAGGTGGCCGAGCAGGCCACCTCGCCGCGGATCGTCGCCTGCGACACCATGAACTTCTGGATCGAAGGCGCCTACGACCAGCTGCGCGAGACGCTGAAATCGGTGGACATCCTCATCATCAACGACGCCGAGACCCGCGAGCTGGCCCGCGAGCCCAGCCTGGTGAAAGCGGCCCGGCAGATACTCGAATGGGGGCCGTCGACCCTGGTGGTCAAGCGCGGTGAATACGGGGTGCTGATGTTCCATGGCCACTCCGTATTCTCGGCACCGGCTTATCCGCTGGAAGAGGTCTTCGATCCCACCGGCGCCGGCGACACTTTCGCGGGCGGTTTCATGGGCTATCTCTCGACTCAGGAGGATATCAGCGAGGCGGCCATCCGCCAGGCGATCATCTTCGGCTCGACCCTGGCGAGCTTCAACGTGGAGGATTTCAGCCTCAACCGGATGAAGACCCTGGACATGCAGGAGATCCTCGACCGCTTCGCCGAGTTCCGGCTGCTTTCGCACGTCGAGGAGATCGAGGCTTAA
- a CDS encoding ABC transporter ATP-binding protein, with the protein MCPPGWEGGLPLVAAENLVKKYDELTAVDGVSFTIDEGQIFGFLGPNGAGKSTTISMLSTYLPPTSGDAVIDGLSVIREANRVRNIIGVVPQDIALYPTLTAIQNLRFYGKMYDMSGEALDRRCQELLELVGLWDRRDSRIDQFSGGMKRRINMAAGLLHHPRFLLLDEPTVGVDPQSREHIFETIFKIRDSGTTILYTSHYMEEVELLCDYIAIMDRGKLVASGTLKELLSVLGEGGVIELEVTPQGCSEKLEAEIVSQHGVTSVKHQDGKLVIFSDNSARSLPPVLKVLEETDCTVVHLEIFTPNLEKLFIHLTGKELRE; encoded by the coding sequence ATGTGTCCCCCTGGTTGGGAGGGTGGTTTGCCGCTGGTCGCCGCTGAGAACCTGGTCAAGAAGTATGACGAACTCACCGCCGTAGACGGCGTCAGTTTCACCATCGACGAAGGGCAGATCTTCGGCTTCCTGGGACCGAACGGCGCCGGCAAATCGACGACGATCTCAATGCTCTCCACCTACCTGCCGCCCACTTCCGGCGACGCTGTGATCGACGGCCTTAGCGTCATCCGCGAGGCGAACCGGGTAAGGAACATCATCGGCGTGGTTCCCCAGGACATCGCCCTCTACCCTACTCTCACCGCCATCCAGAACCTCAGGTTCTACGGAAAGATGTACGACATGAGCGGCGAAGCGCTGGACCGGCGCTGCCAGGAGCTGCTGGAGCTGGTGGGGCTCTGGGACCGGCGCGACAGCCGCATCGACCAGTTCTCCGGTGGCATGAAGCGGCGTATCAACATGGCGGCCGGCCTGCTGCATCACCCGCGTTTCCTGCTGCTGGACGAGCCCACCGTGGGCGTCGATCCGCAGTCGCGGGAACACATCTTCGAGACCATCTTCAAGATCCGCGACTCAGGCACGACTATCCTCTACACCTCTCATTACATGGAGGAAGTGGAGCTGCTCTGCGACTACATCGCCATCATGGACCGGGGGAAGCTGGTTGCCAGCGGCACCCTAAAGGAACTGCTCAGCGTACTCGGTGAAGGCGGGGTGATCGAACTCGAGGTGACTCCGCAGGGATGCTCGGAGAAGCTGGAAGCCGAGATCGTCAGCCAGCACGGCGTCACCTCGGTCAAGCACCAGGACGGCAAGCTGGTCATCTTCTCGGATAACAGCGCCCGCTCTCTGCCACCCGTGCTCAAGGTTCTCGAGGAGACTGACTGCACCGTCGTCCATCTCGAGATCTTTACGCCAAATCTGGAGAAGCTCTTCATCCATCTGACCGGCAAGGAGCTGCGCGAATGA
- the mtnP gene encoding S-methyl-5'-thioadenosine phosphorylase, with translation MAGGRIGVIGGSGFYELLENPRIERVSTPFGEPSDAITIGEIAGREVCFLPRHGKGHRIMPTDLPFRANIMAMKQLGVEWIISASAVGSMQKHIEPGHIVIPDQFIDRTRQRRSTFFGEGCVAHVSFADPVCPDLSKLLSEVGRDVGANIHEGGTYLCMEGPQFSTRAESNLYRSWGVEVIGMTNLQEAKLAREAEICYSTLALSTDYDCWYEGEEEVTMMMVIETMDNNVATAIRIVEAAVPRIPEERGCICASAMEYGIVTAPELIPPETKENLKDIIGKYVK, from the coding sequence ATGGCTGGAGGAAGAATCGGAGTCATCGGCGGCTCAGGCTTTTACGAACTGCTTGAAAATCCACGGATAGAGCGAGTCAGCACTCCGTTCGGTGAGCCCAGCGATGCCATCACTATCGGTGAGATCGCCGGCCGTGAGGTCTGCTTTTTACCCCGGCACGGAAAGGGCCACCGTATCATGCCCACCGATCTGCCCTTCCGGGCCAATATCATGGCCATGAAACAGCTCGGGGTCGAGTGGATCATCTCGGCCAGCGCCGTGGGCAGCATGCAGAAGCACATCGAGCCCGGCCATATCGTTATCCCGGATCAGTTCATCGACCGCACCCGGCAGCGCCGCTCCACTTTTTTTGGAGAGGGTTGCGTGGCCCATGTCTCCTTCGCCGACCCGGTCTGTCCGGATCTGTCGAAGCTGCTGTCAGAGGTCGGCCGTGACGTCGGCGCCAACATCCACGAGGGCGGCACTTATCTTTGTATGGAAGGGCCACAGTTCTCCACCCGCGCCGAATCCAACCTGTACCGCAGCTGGGGAGTCGAGGTGATCGGCATGACCAACCTGCAGGAAGCCAAACTGGCCAGGGAAGCTGAGATCTGTTATTCCACGCTGGCGCTTTCCACGGATTATGACTGCTGGTACGAGGGCGAGGAAGAGGTGACCATGATGATGGTGATCGAGACCATGGATAACAATGTGGCCACGGCCATCAGGATCGTGGAAGCGGCTGTGCCGCGCATCCCCGAGGAGCGTGGCTGCATCTGCGCCAGCGCCATGGAGTATGGCATCGTCACCGCGCCTGAGTTGATCCCGCCGGAGACGAAAGAAAACCTGAAGGACATCATCGGCAAGTACGTCAAATAA
- a CDS encoding slipin family protein: MAVVTIILAIIFFFLILVLLSSIRIAREYERGVIFRLGRLIATKGPGLFLLIPFVDRMVKVDQRIVTMSVPPQEIITRDNVPAKVNAVVYFRVMDPSKAIVEVEDYIVATSQIAQTTLRSTLGQADLDHLLAERDKINQQLQQIIDEQTAPWGIKVVTVEVKDVEIPQTMQRAMARQAEAERERRAKIIAAEGEFQASEKLALAANVIAAEPVSLQLRYLQTLVEVASEHNSTTIFPVPIDLIKAFMGKGA; encoded by the coding sequence ATGGCTGTCGTGACGATCATCCTGGCGATAATTTTCTTTTTCCTGATCCTGGTGCTGCTTTCTTCGATCCGCATCGCCCGGGAGTATGAGCGCGGCGTGATCTTCCGCCTGGGCCGGTTGATCGCCACCAAGGGGCCTGGACTGTTTCTGTTAATACCATTTGTAGACCGTATGGTCAAAGTGGACCAGCGCATCGTCACCATGAGCGTGCCGCCCCAGGAGATCATCACCCGCGACAATGTTCCAGCCAAGGTGAATGCCGTCGTCTACTTCCGGGTGATGGATCCGAGCAAAGCTATCGTCGAGGTCGAGGACTACATAGTCGCCACTTCCCAGATCGCCCAGACGACCCTGCGAAGCACGCTGGGCCAGGCCGACCTCGACCACCTGCTGGCGGAACGCGACAAGATCAACCAGCAGCTGCAGCAGATAATCGACGAGCAGACGGCCCCCTGGGGTATCAAGGTCGTGACCGTGGAAGTGAAGGATGTGGAGATCCCCCAGACCATGCAGAGGGCAATGGCCCGCCAGGCCGAGGCTGAGCGCGAACGCCGCGCCAAGATCATCGCCGCCGAGGGCGAGTTCCAGGCTTCTGAGAAGCTGGCCCTGGCCGCCAATGTCATCGCCGCCGAACCCGTTTCCCTGCAGCTGCGCTACCTGCAGACCCTGGTGGAAGTGGCATCGGAGCACAATTCCACTACGATATTCCCGGTACCGATCGACCTGATCAAGGCGTTCATGGGCAAAGGAGCCTAG
- a CDS encoding sigma-54-dependent Fis family transcriptional regulator, whose amino-acid sequence MERTGRLLIVEDEKTALKNLQHVMKKEGYEVTGTLSGPNALQLLEKEEFDVVLTDLKMEKVDGVEVLERSRQLYPDSEVIMITAYASIPSAVETMKKGAYDYIAKPFNLDDVRKAVKAALEKVALKKENTQLREQLERFEGKVRIVTQNSMMQKLLETARQIAPTDCNVLISGESGTGKELLARYIHHVSNRSEGPFFAINCGALTDELLTNELFGHEKGAFTGASSQKKGIIETASGGTLFLDEITEMSPAMQVKLLRVLQEKELLRVGGTESIEVDVRILAASNRNIHEATKEKEFRQDLYYRLNVVSLQIPPLSERRDDVPLLCQFFLKKHSALMKKDVREISPSVLGLLADYDFPGNVRELENIIERGVALAHGHTIELAHLPDDLKDLEIKTFRKREGRFPSLEEQEISYILWVLKETGGNRTLAANILGIDRVSLWRKIKKHGLEDSWQAASPKEDRAGESASPKGDNAG is encoded by the coding sequence ATGGAACGGACAGGACGGCTGCTGATCGTCGAGGATGAGAAGACGGCGCTCAAGAACCTGCAGCACGTGATGAAGAAAGAGGGCTACGAGGTGACAGGCACACTCAGCGGCCCTAACGCCCTGCAGCTTCTGGAGAAGGAAGAATTCGACGTGGTGCTGACCGACCTGAAGATGGAGAAGGTCGACGGAGTCGAGGTCCTGGAACGGAGCCGGCAGCTCTATCCCGATTCCGAGGTCATCATGATCACGGCTTACGCATCGATCCCTTCGGCCGTCGAGACGATGAAGAAGGGCGCCTACGATTACATCGCCAAACCCTTCAACCTCGACGATGTCCGCAAAGCCGTCAAGGCTGCGCTGGAAAAGGTAGCGCTGAAAAAAGAGAATACCCAGCTTCGCGAGCAGCTCGAACGCTTCGAGGGCAAGGTCAGGATAGTCACCCAGAATTCGATGATGCAGAAACTGCTTGAAACCGCCAGGCAGATCGCGCCCACCGATTGTAATGTTCTCATCTCCGGCGAGTCCGGGACCGGCAAGGAGCTGCTGGCGCGGTACATCCATCATGTGAGCAACCGCAGCGAGGGACCGTTCTTCGCCATCAACTGCGGCGCTCTCACCGACGAGCTGCTGACCAACGAATTGTTCGGGCATGAGAAGGGCGCTTTCACCGGCGCCTCCAGCCAGAAGAAGGGCATAATCGAGACAGCTTCAGGCGGCACCCTGTTCCTTGATGAGATAACGGAGATGTCACCAGCCATGCAGGTCAAGCTGCTCAGGGTGCTGCAGGAAAAAGAGCTGCTGAGAGTCGGAGGCACGGAGTCGATCGAGGTGGACGTCAGGATTCTGGCGGCTTCTAACCGCAACATCCACGAGGCAACCAAAGAAAAAGAATTCCGGCAGGACCTCTATTACAGGCTGAACGTCGTATCGCTACAGATTCCGCCGCTGTCCGAGCGGCGCGATGACGTACCGCTCCTCTGCCAGTTTTTCCTGAAGAAGCACTCGGCGCTGATGAAGAAGGACGTGAGGGAGATATCGCCTTCAGTCCTGGGCCTCCTCGCCGACTACGACTTCCCCGGCAACGTGAGAGAGCTCGAGAATATCATCGAGCGGGGCGTGGCCCTGGCGCATGGACATACCATCGAACTGGCCCATCTTCCCGACGACCTCAAGGACCTGGAGATCAAGACTTTCAGGAAAAGGGAGGGAAGGTTCCCGTCGTTAGAGGAACAGGAGATATCCTACATACTCTGGGTGCTGAAGGAGACAGGGGGCAACAGGACGCTGGCTGCGAATATCCTGGGCATCGACAGGGTCTCGCTGTGGAGGAAGATCAAGAAGCACGGCCTGGAAGATTCCTGGCAGGCGGCGAGCCCGAAGGAAGATAGAGCCGGGGAGTCCGCGAGCCCGAAGGGCGACAATGCCGGGTAG
- a CDS encoding nodulation protein NfeD: MARRSDRNRRKRKDLRSPSGQPARRAVLLASGILAIILALILAGSFPGDSGQAADSQGGVLVIPVEGVIDPAMSDYITRNISEASQNGNSIVVLSIDTPGGLDQSMRDIIKEMNGSPLPVVAWVAPSGARAASAGTFMVTASDVAAMASGTNLGAAHPVAIGADLSSDEGIKITNDSAAYIRSLAEANGRNANWAELAVRQSVSLTADEALEKQVVEFRADTMDSLLSQLDGYTTKAKGITIETTDVPVSEAGKDLKEELMSLLFNPNVAYLLFIYGLIAIIYEFVHPGIGFGGVSGTIALLLSLYSLYMLPVSYTGLALVLAGVVMLVMELYITSHGALTIGGVACLILGSFFLFDSSAPFLRVAWPVNIALALMAVAFFVLVASKVMKARRMPARTGQKAMVGEIGYTRSQLDPLGQIFVRGEIWSAEAPEGQTIEKGVEVEVVDVRGLMLKVIRSNK; the protein is encoded by the coding sequence ATGGCTCGGCGCAGCGATAGAAACAGGCGTAAACGCAAGGACTTGCGGTCGCCATCGGGCCAGCCGGCGCGCCGCGCAGTACTGCTGGCCTCCGGCATCCTCGCAATCATCCTGGCCCTGATCCTGGCGGGGTCCTTCCCGGGAGATTCGGGACAGGCAGCCGACAGCCAGGGCGGGGTGCTGGTCATCCCGGTGGAAGGCGTCATCGACCCGGCGATGTCAGATTACATCACCCGCAACATCAGTGAGGCCTCGCAGAACGGCAACAGCATCGTGGTTCTCAGCATCGATACGCCCGGCGGGCTGGACCAGTCCATGCGGGACATCATCAAGGAGATGAACGGTTCGCCGCTACCGGTGGTTGCCTGGGTGGCTCCATCCGGAGCGCGGGCTGCTTCGGCCGGAACCTTCATGGTCACGGCATCCGACGTGGCGGCGATGGCTTCGGGCACGAACCTGGGGGCGGCCCACCCCGTGGCGATCGGCGCCGACCTCTCATCTGACGAGGGCATCAAGATCACCAACGACTCGGCGGCTTATATCCGCTCGCTGGCGGAGGCCAACGGCAGGAACGCCAACTGGGCGGAGCTGGCCGTGCGCCAGTCAGTCTCCCTGACGGCGGACGAAGCCCTGGAAAAACAGGTCGTCGAGTTCAGGGCCGACACCATGGACTCGCTACTCTCCCAGCTGGACGGGTACACCACGAAAGCCAAAGGCATCACCATCGAGACCACCGACGTTCCTGTGAGCGAGGCGGGCAAGGACCTCAAGGAAGAGCTGATGAGCCTGCTGTTCAACCCGAACGTCGCCTACCTGCTCTTCATCTATGGCCTGATCGCCATAATCTACGAGTTCGTCCATCCGGGCATAGGTTTCGGCGGCGTCAGCGGCACCATCGCCCTGCTGCTATCCCTGTATTCCCTGTATATGCTGCCGGTCAGCTATACGGGGTTGGCGCTGGTCCTGGCCGGGGTGGTCATGCTGGTGATGGAGCTGTATATAACCAGCCACGGCGCGCTCACTATCGGCGGCGTCGCCTGCCTGATCCTCGGCTCGTTCTTCCTCTTCGATTCCTCGGCGCCGTTTTTGCGGGTCGCCTGGCCGGTCAACATCGCCCTGGCGTTGATGGCCGTGGCCTTCTTTGTGCTGGTGGCCAGCAAGGTGATGAAAGCGCGGCGCATGCCGGCCCGCACCGGTCAGAAGGCGATGGTCGGCGAGATCGGCTATACCCGCAGCCAGCTTGATCCGCTCGGACAGATATTCGTGCGCGGCGAGATCTGGAGCGCCGAGGCGCCCGAGGGACAGACGATAGAAAAAGGGGTAGAAGTAGAGGTGGTCGACGTGCGGGGGCTCATGCTGAAGGTCATCCGGTCCAATAAATAG